Proteins encoded in a region of the Micromonas commoda chromosome 10, complete sequence genome:
- a CDS encoding predicted protein gives FIEGDFDAYCVGMRRPNAWGGEPEILMLTHVVETPIEVFMPEAGESLRSIGVYGGEEYCDENDGEGRISVLFHGAGHYEAL, from the coding sequence TTCATCGAGGGAGACTTTGACGCGTACTGCGTGGGCATGCGCAGACCGAACGCGTGGGGCGGAGAACCCGAGATACTGATGCTCAcgcacgtcgtcgagacCCCGATCGAGGTGTTCATGCCCGAAGCGGGCGAGTCTCTCAGGTCGATAGGAGTctacggcggcgaagaaTACTGCGACGAGAATGACGGAGAAGGTAGGATATCGGTGTTGTTCCACGGTGCTGGGCACTACGAGGCGCTC